A genomic segment from Saprospiraceae bacterium encodes:
- a CDS encoding DUF3800 domain-containing protein gives MTIYCDEAGYTGNHLLDNTQPYFVYSSLKLDETICKEIKDRIYRQYNIQNDEIKGKNIVNSKRGRKLIFELLTDYKHLVRVVFHDKKYVLAAKIVEYGIEPYLSSNYLFYITKLNEFIATGLYVSFITKDISAEKLFDEFLNILRGKKTLEKNVLKEMGTKNPAVDWVLRIITHDPEVIIDEIGEGMNVEKWLLDLTTVSLSGLLTEWSKNGEELEVICDNSKVFDNNQLFNEINKMGIANRRADFLGIQMGFNLKTDITTADSKMHLGLQIADLFASTVFYCLRNQSDDFSKKVMKIVFENCLCTPESFCVTPKLISRQKQFTNNLKLYHSMMCSILDDLRNQ, from the coding sequence ATGACAATTTATTGTGATGAAGCTGGCTATACAGGAAATCATTTGCTAGATAATACACAACCTTATTTCGTATATTCAAGTCTGAAACTGGATGAAACCATTTGTAAAGAGATCAAAGATCGTATTTACAGGCAGTACAATATTCAGAACGATGAAATTAAGGGAAAGAATATTGTAAACAGTAAAAGAGGAAGAAAACTCATTTTTGAACTCTTGACGGACTATAAGCATCTTGTTCGAGTGGTATTTCATGACAAAAAGTATGTGTTAGCAGCTAAAATAGTGGAATATGGGATTGAACCATACTTGAGTTCCAATTACCTATTCTACATAACCAAGCTAAATGAATTTATAGCTACAGGGCTATATGTTTCGTTTATAACTAAGGACATCTCAGCTGAAAAACTTTTTGATGAATTTTTGAATATTCTCAGAGGGAAAAAAACTTTGGAAAAGAATGTTTTGAAGGAAATGGGAACTAAAAATCCAGCTGTTGATTGGGTATTAAGGATTATTACACATGACCCAGAAGTAATTATCGATGAAATAGGTGAAGGTATGAATGTTGAAAAATGGTTGCTTGATTTAACAACTGTATCACTTTCTGGATTATTGACAGAATGGTCAAAGAATGGGGAGGAACTGGAAGTTATTTGTGATAATTCTAAGGTATTTGATAATAATCAGTTATTCAATGAGATCAACAAGATGGGAATAGCCAATAGGAGGGCAGATTTTTTAGGAATTCAAATGGGGTTCAATTTAAAGACAGATATAACTACAGCTGACTCCAAGATGCATCTTGGTTTACAAATAGCAGACCTATTTGCATCGACCGTATTTTATTGTCTAAGAAATCAATCTGATGACTTCAGTAAAAAGGTAATGAAGATAGTTTTTGAAAATTGCTTATGCACCCCGGAATCGTTTTGTGTTACTCCAAAATTAATATCTCGTCAAAAGCAGTTTACGAATAACTTAAAGCTTTATCATTCAATGATGTGCTCAATATTGGATGATCTCAGGAACCAATAA
- a CDS encoding Hsp70 family protein: MWLYIIILSAVILFFIVRKKSKSRKVYSAIGFIISLIFIFRFACDNISCISNVFFGDINSKCEIICNQCNSFETNNISILQFKENENLCNFCNRCKADWNIRAAFDSSGIVFLGIILSMFFLYAKNYSIKEFLRGLDSINLFGVLSFKVSQIEKTVDDLSDEMQLELLEKDVQKKATKVNNSIHKNSRTPFDTLHLFIDKIETEYTKLDNIIKQKENIISLQKQKQFEKLTNTIQKLFDFVKKDWANKYINRIIIVAKKILILLYSLLDYLQSSPPATKAKYLIDSLGVDVVGDRYSKIINAGSKIPIEKSENYRTIKDNQTSIRSEIFFGSNPIASKNKSIGVIEISGLPKLPKGKAKITVLFKIDKFGLLIAKQICDETNNIVQKEFDVSEYLETEDE; the protein is encoded by the coding sequence ATGTGGCTTTATATTATAATTCTATCAGCAGTTATCCTCTTTTTCATTGTAAGAAAGAAGTCGAAAAGTAGAAAAGTTTATTCTGCGATAGGTTTTATAATTAGCCTCATTTTCATTTTTCGATTTGCATGTGATAATATATCATGTATTTCTAATGTATTTTTTGGAGATATTAATTCAAAATGTGAAATCATATGCAATCAATGCAATTCTTTTGAAACAAATAATATTTCGATACTTCAATTTAAGGAAAATGAAAACTTATGTAACTTCTGCAATAGATGCAAAGCGGACTGGAATATAAGGGCTGCTTTTGATTCTTCAGGGATAGTATTTCTCGGAATAATATTATCAATGTTTTTTTTATATGCAAAAAACTACTCAATAAAGGAGTTTTTACGAGGACTTGATTCTATTAACTTATTCGGAGTTCTATCATTTAAAGTTTCTCAAATAGAAAAAACTGTAGATGACTTGTCCGATGAGATGCAATTAGAATTATTAGAGAAGGATGTCCAAAAGAAAGCCACTAAAGTTAACAACTCCATCCATAAAAACTCAAGAACCCCTTTTGATACTCTTCATCTTTTTATTGATAAGATTGAAACAGAGTATACCAAGTTAGACAACATAATTAAACAGAAAGAAAATATCATTAGCTTACAAAAACAAAAACAGTTTGAAAAACTAACAAATACAATCCAAAAGCTCTTTGATTTTGTAAAAAAAGACTGGGCAAACAAGTATATAAATAGAATTATTATAGTTGCTAAAAAGATTCTTATTTTATTATACAGTTTACTGGACTATCTCCAATCTTCACCTCCAGCTACTAAGGCTAAATATTTAATAGATAGCTTGGGTGTAGATGTTGTAGGTGATAGATATAGTAAAATCATCAACGCAGGAAGCAAAATTCCAATAGAAAAATCTGAAAATTATCGTACTATTAAGGACAACCAAACATCAATTAGGTCAGAAATTTTTTTTGGCAGTAATCCAATTGCATCAAAAAATAAATCAATTGGAGTTATAGAAATATCAGGGCTTCCTAAATTGCCAAAAGGCAAAGCGAAAATTACAGTCCTTTTTAAAATAGATAAATTCGGATTACTCATCGCAAAACAAATTTGTGATGAAACAAACAATATTGTGCAAAAGGAATTTGATGTTAGTGAATACTTAGAAACCGAAGATGAATGA
- a CDS encoding NADAR family protein: protein MKYDLNWVINRYESNNNRLKYIFFWGHQIKNKDEVGKSCFSQWYESEFKVEEINYKTAEHWMMAEKARLFKDDESLEKILKSNTPGEAKQLGRSVKNFELPEWESKKYEIVKLGNQYKFEQNDFLKSYLLGTKDRILVEASPYDKIWGIGMNESEEGIENPRNWKGENLLGFAIMEVRDELGLKL, encoded by the coding sequence ATGAAATACGACTTAAACTGGGTAATAAATAGGTATGAATCAAATAATAATCGATTGAAATATATATTCTTTTGGGGTCATCAAATAAAAAATAAAGATGAGGTAGGAAAAAGCTGTTTTAGTCAATGGTATGAATCAGAATTTAAGGTAGAAGAAATAAATTATAAAACAGCAGAACATTGGATGATGGCAGAAAAAGCCAGACTATTTAAAGATGATGAAAGTCTAGAAAAAATATTGAAAAGTAATACTCCGGGGGAGGCCAAGCAGCTAGGAAGAAGTGTAAAAAATTTTGAACTACCTGAATGGGAGTCGAAAAAATATGAAATAGTAAAATTGGGAAATCAATATAAATTTGAGCAGAATGATTTCTTAAAAAGTTATTTACTAGGGACAAAAGACCGAATACTAGTAGAAGCAAGTCCATATGATAAGATATGGGGAATAGGGATGAATGAATCAGAAGAAGGAATAGAAAACCCAAGAAATTGGAAAGGAGAAAATTTATTAGGATTTGCTATAATGGAAGTGAGAGATGAATTAGGCTTAAAATTGTAA
- a CDS encoding ATP-grasp domain-containing protein, with the protein MRMIFCDSGFSPKEVDYMYAEEYKSAKQKFIQTSLISFEELKRGDVDSSLKRVRPCEGKEIGIYRGWMLKPSQYETLYDSLLERNIELINNPIEYRFCHYLPESYEAIKEFTPKTTFKELKSEFRIDDFKNEINVFGDKPIVIKDYVKSQKHYWNEACFIPIASDEEKSNSIISRFIELQDSDLNEGLVFREYVELEELTNHSESGMPLTKEFRVFIKNGEVMSIFKYWDEGDYQNVEPVIENFEEVIPKIKSNFFTMDIAKKKDGNWIIVELGDGQVAGLPDNADKDEFYEELKK; encoded by the coding sequence ATGAGAATGATATTTTGCGATAGCGGATTCAGTCCAAAAGAAGTTGATTACATGTATGCAGAGGAATACAAATCTGCAAAGCAGAAATTTATCCAAACATCTTTAATCAGCTTTGAGGAATTGAAAAGAGGCGATGTAGATTCAAGCCTGAAAAGAGTGAGACCATGCGAAGGAAAGGAAATTGGAATTTATAGAGGTTGGATGTTGAAGCCAAGTCAATACGAAACACTTTATGATTCTTTGCTCGAAAGAAATATAGAATTAATCAATAACCCAATTGAATACAGATTTTGCCATTATCTGCCTGAAAGTTACGAAGCGATTAAAGAATTTACGCCAAAAACGACATTCAAAGAATTGAAATCTGAATTTAGAATTGATGATTTTAAAAATGAAATTAATGTATTTGGAGATAAACCAATAGTAATTAAAGATTACGTAAAATCGCAAAAACATTATTGGAATGAAGCCTGTTTTATTCCGATTGCATCTGATGAAGAAAAATCTAATTCAATAATCAGCAGATTTATTGAGTTACAAGATTCGGATTTAAACGAAGGTTTAGTTTTTAGAGAATACGTAGAATTAGAAGAATTGACAAATCATTCAGAGAGTGGTATGCCCTTAACAAAAGAGTTTAGAGTATTCATAAAGAACGGAGAAGTAATGAGTATTTTTAAATATTGGGATGAAGGTGATTACCAAAACGTTGAACCTGTAATTGAGAATTTTGAAGAGGTAATTCCTAAAATAAAAAGTAATTTTTTCACAATGGACATTGCAAAGAAGAAAGATGGAAATTGGATAATAGTGGAATTGGGAGACGGACAGGTTGCGGGATTACCTGACAATGCTGACAAAGATGAATTTTACGAAGAATTGAAAAAATAA
- a CDS encoding type II toxin-antitoxin system death-on-curing family toxin codes for MDTCIYFDLEHAIRTHDFIIENSGGNPGIIELGKVESVLEHIQNDLYYPEFEDKLTHLVFSVNKFHAFNDGNKRTSIALGAYLLEINGIEYCIDKFIIEMENISVYVADNKIDKELLREIIGSILIEEDFNEELKLKIIDALSE; via the coding sequence ATGGATACATGTATTTATTTTGATCTCGAACACGCAATTCGTACACACGATTTTATTATTGAAAATTCAGGAGGTAACCCTGGAATTATAGAGCTTGGAAAAGTTGAAAGTGTTTTAGAACATATACAAAATGACTTGTATTATCCCGAGTTTGAAGATAAATTAACTCATCTTGTTTTTTCTGTTAATAAATTCCACGCATTTAATGATGGAAATAAAAGAACTTCAATTGCCCTTGGTGCATATTTATTGGAAATCAATGGCATTGAATACTGTATTGATAAATTTATTATTGAAATGGAGAATATATCAGTATATGTTGCGGATAATAAAATTGATAAAGAATTACTACGAGAAATAATTGGCTCCATATTAATCGAAGAAGACTTCAATGAAGAATTAAAATTAAAGATTATAGATGCTTTAAGCGAATGA
- a CDS encoding DNA-binding protein produces the protein MDKDLTTSDLHRKNILNNNYALGIIYKEVSFPGVFFESKYWYTKKQVAEFFEIDERTIDRYIERNKSEIDESGYEVLRYNRLKEFKIAYVNDINVADIDESLQKAPSLGVFTFRAFLNIGMLLTESEKAKLLRAFILDIVIDSINQKLGGNTKYINQREEEFLSSAIKEHNYRQEFTNALDNYVEANKFKYAQLTNKVYKSIFKEDAKEYRQILKLKNKESVRSTMYSEVLDLISSYENGFSDFLKKEFEKEKRKLRLSEANGLFDQFETLTNSIYEPLRERVRGLMASRDMAFRDALHEKLKNYITHLTAEEFDKFLGEKSMDLENRILNNIDVFKRLKNR, from the coding sequence ATGGATAAAGATTTAACAACATCTGATTTACATAGAAAGAATATTCTTAACAATAATTACGCTTTGGGAATTATTTACAAAGAAGTTTCTTTTCCTGGTGTATTTTTTGAGAGTAAATATTGGTATACTAAGAAACAAGTGGCAGAGTTCTTTGAAATTGACGAGAGAACTATAGATAGATATATAGAAAGGAACAAATCGGAAATTGACGAATCTGGTTATGAAGTCCTAAGGTATAACCGACTGAAAGAGTTTAAGATAGCCTATGTTAACGACATCAATGTCGCCGACATAGATGAATCATTACAAAAAGCACCCTCTCTTGGTGTGTTTACCTTTCGAGCATTTCTAAATATCGGAATGTTATTAACCGAAAGTGAAAAGGCTAAATTGCTAAGAGCATTTATTTTAGATATTGTAATTGATTCGATAAACCAGAAACTTGGAGGTAACACAAAATACATAAATCAACGAGAAGAAGAATTTTTGTCTAGTGCTATAAAGGAACATAATTATAGACAAGAGTTCACTAATGCTTTAGATAATTATGTCGAAGCAAATAAGTTTAAATATGCTCAACTAACAAATAAAGTATATAAAAGTATTTTCAAGGAAGACGCGAAAGAGTATAGACAAATACTCAAATTAAAAAATAAAGAAAGTGTTAGATCAACGATGTATTCAGAAGTACTAGATCTTATATCAAGTTATGAAAATGGATTTTCAGATTTTTTGAAAAAAGAATTTGAAAAAGAAAAAAGGAAACTAAGATTATCTGAAGCCAATGGTTTATTTGATCAATTTGAGACTCTGACAAACTCAATTTATGAACCATTAAGAGAAAGAGTACGGGGGTTGATGGCTAGTAGAGATATGGCTTTCAGAGATGCTTTACATGAAAAATTGAAAAATTATATTACTCATCTCACAGCAGAAGAGTTTGACAAATTTTTGGGAGAAAAAAGTATGGATTTAGAAAATCGTATTCTAAACAACATTGATGTATTCAAAAGATTAAAGAACAGATAA
- a CDS encoding IS66 family transposase, whose translation MSIGSIISATLSFFRGLPKNKLVELIDQLRKSYTAIAEENASLREQIQALEAQTLKSKVESVNKQSNKPSSKQAEWEEKGVGNDGKGKKKRRGKKGRKGSGNQAKAKAVTREERAKVEQCGNCGEDLSQVAPLSSSKSRIIVDIPELPLEVAVIEVLQEKKYCSKCQKVSTASTDLALPKSDIGLNTTVHLIYLWISLCLPFTRISTYFSSIFGQKMSTSGLCAQVIRVAQIMQEVYDEILKDVKQAKILHADETGWRVQGKNWWLWVFGTHDSAIYTIDKSRGKDVVRRILGEFFMGVLVVDGWGAYLSLICDQQSCMAHLLRKIRKLYAAFPKLRSVFKFYIKFRRILRDGERLQTQRQQLGQQVFERRLAKLHLRLDDLLNWANPNDILKQIIKKINHQKPRILTFVQHPEVPCHNNYGEYLIRIGVLKRKVSFGSKSPQGAQAYATLLSLYTTCKLRKISFLDFMKQSLKHYTQTGHPLLLSQYMANKQILNSTSAMDLAA comes from the coding sequence ATGAGTATAGGATCTATCATATCAGCTACCTTGTCTTTTTTTAGGGGTTTGCCAAAGAATAAGTTGGTAGAGCTGATAGATCAATTGCGAAAGAGCTATACGGCTATAGCAGAAGAAAATGCGTCCTTGCGAGAACAAATCCAAGCTTTAGAAGCCCAGACCTTGAAGTCCAAAGTTGAATCGGTCAATAAGCAGAGCAATAAACCCAGTTCGAAGCAAGCAGAGTGGGAAGAAAAGGGAGTTGGCAACGATGGAAAAGGGAAAAAAAAAAGAAGGGGTAAAAAAGGGAGAAAAGGGTCTGGAAATCAAGCCAAAGCCAAAGCCGTAACGAGAGAGGAAAGGGCTAAGGTAGAACAGTGCGGAAATTGTGGGGAGGACTTAAGCCAAGTGGCACCCTTATCGAGTAGCAAAAGCAGAATCATAGTAGATATACCGGAATTGCCACTGGAAGTAGCAGTAATCGAAGTATTGCAAGAGAAGAAATACTGTTCAAAGTGTCAAAAGGTAAGTACAGCGAGCACAGATTTGGCCTTACCCAAATCAGATATAGGTCTGAACACAACCGTACACCTGATTTACCTCTGGATCAGTTTATGTTTGCCTTTTACCAGAATATCGACTTATTTCAGTAGCATTTTTGGTCAAAAAATGAGTACCTCTGGTCTTTGTGCTCAGGTAATCAGAGTAGCCCAGATTATGCAAGAGGTGTATGATGAAATTCTGAAAGATGTCAAGCAGGCTAAGATTTTGCATGCTGATGAAACTGGCTGGCGGGTGCAAGGGAAAAATTGGTGGTTATGGGTCTTTGGTACACATGACTCGGCTATTTACACCATAGATAAGTCAAGAGGCAAAGACGTGGTGCGTAGAATATTGGGAGAATTTTTTATGGGAGTCTTGGTGGTAGATGGTTGGGGGGCATATCTGTCTTTGATTTGCGATCAACAAAGTTGCATGGCCCACTTACTGAGAAAAATCAGGAAGTTATATGCTGCATTTCCAAAGCTGCGAAGTGTCTTTAAGTTTTATATTAAATTTAGAAGAATATTAAGGGATGGGGAGCGGCTTCAAACCCAAAGGCAGCAATTAGGACAACAGGTCTTTGAGCGCAGACTGGCAAAACTGCATCTGAGGCTCGATGATTTATTGAATTGGGCCAATCCTAATGATATTTTGAAGCAAATCATCAAAAAAATCAACCATCAGAAACCCCGCATTTTGACCTTTGTTCAACACCCTGAAGTGCCCTGCCATAATAACTATGGGGAATACCTGATTCGCATTGGAGTGCTCAAAAGAAAAGTCTCTTTTGGCAGCAAATCCCCACAAGGAGCTCAGGCTTATGCTACCCTTTTATCCCTGTACACCACTTGCAAACTAAGAAAAATTTCTTTCCTCGACTTTATGAAACAAAGTCTCAAACACTACACTCAGACCGGACACCCTTTGCTCCTAAGTCAATATATGGCTAACAAACAAATCTTGAACAGCACTAGTGCAATGGACCTGGCCGCTTAA
- a CDS encoding site-specific integrase, with amino-acid sequence MMKESFTIQPIFHRGEQRLAIHYPAGKEMGIRVRNLPMRRWSKTLGCWHIPKDTSQEIIKNTLDPYPTEFVPANPSCPEVSSVLPHHAAIPRQTPPEGQANETDYSEVRIDWKSGFLRIFLPFNEADVAYLKSLTRAFWHPSQHCWIVKGTLDNLDALVLRFGETAFNQRIFNIRSLLEAHENPTEAFSVQPFSRDPTYLKVNVPWNSQHIGIIKRVPGRHYHKGERCWLIPANNDAIACLQQFCKQSNIGCSVDLDGKKLSKPPKKSPKKPDYKWFEGLDRENAICLECYADTLFRQYYSYNTIKTYVRYFRHFLSHFGAAKIDDLEKGSIINYFDLWVKKDVADSSINQLINAIKYYYEKVLGRPQRKFDWIRPRKRTPLPDVMSKGEVRRLFEHVKNEKQLCLVLTTYAAGLRACEVTRLRVADIQPARGIIRVVEGKGNRDRSVMLSPSLWSILEAYIAKFQPTEWLFEGQKPGEPYAIRSLQAIIQTARKKAGLRKTISTHTLRHSFATHLLESGTDVRLIQELLGHANIETTLRYTHVSTTQLSRVTSPLDDLFSNGFLENTQKKPNLNRY; translated from the coding sequence ATGATGAAAGAATCTTTTACCATTCAGCCTATTTTTCATCGTGGTGAACAACGGTTAGCCATACATTATCCAGCTGGAAAAGAAATGGGAATCAGGGTCAGAAATTTACCTATGCGTAGGTGGAGCAAAACCCTTGGTTGTTGGCACATCCCCAAGGATACTTCCCAAGAAATTATCAAAAATACACTGGATCCTTATCCAACAGAATTTGTACCTGCGAACCCTAGCTGCCCTGAGGTGTCCTCTGTTCTTCCTCACCATGCAGCCATACCCCGTCAGACTCCGCCCGAGGGACAGGCGAATGAAACTGACTATAGCGAAGTGCGAATTGACTGGAAAAGCGGATTCTTACGTATTTTTCTTCCCTTCAATGAAGCAGATGTTGCTTATTTGAAGTCACTAACCCGGGCCTTTTGGCACCCTAGCCAACATTGTTGGATTGTTAAAGGGACTTTAGATAACCTGGATGCTTTAGTCTTACGGTTTGGGGAAACAGCCTTTAACCAACGGATATTTAATATTCGCTCGCTTCTGGAGGCGCATGAAAATCCGACAGAAGCATTCTCCGTCCAACCATTTTCAAGGGATCCAACGTATTTAAAAGTCAATGTACCTTGGAATAGTCAACATATAGGTATTATTAAGCGAGTACCAGGTCGACATTACCACAAAGGTGAACGCTGTTGGCTTATTCCAGCCAACAATGATGCTATCGCCTGTTTGCAACAATTCTGCAAACAAAGCAATATAGGTTGCAGCGTAGACCTTGATGGCAAAAAACTCTCAAAACCACCAAAGAAGTCTCCTAAAAAACCAGACTATAAATGGTTTGAGGGATTAGATCGAGAAAATGCAATCTGTTTAGAGTGTTATGCAGATACCTTATTCCGGCAATATTATAGTTACAATACGATCAAGACTTATGTCCGGTATTTTCGTCATTTCCTCTCCCATTTTGGTGCTGCCAAAATTGATGATTTGGAAAAAGGTTCGATTATCAACTACTTCGATTTATGGGTCAAGAAGGATGTTGCAGATAGCAGTATCAACCAACTCATTAATGCTATTAAATATTATTATGAGAAAGTACTCGGGCGTCCCCAGCGTAAATTCGATTGGATTCGTCCACGCAAACGTACCCCCTTACCCGATGTGATGTCAAAAGGGGAAGTTAGACGACTATTTGAGCATGTAAAAAACGAAAAACAGCTATGCCTAGTCCTGACAACTTATGCAGCAGGCCTTCGCGCCTGTGAAGTTACCCGCCTTCGCGTAGCCGACATTCAGCCCGCCCGTGGTATAATTAGGGTCGTAGAAGGCAAAGGAAACAGAGACCGGAGTGTCATGCTTTCGCCTAGCCTTTGGAGTATATTAGAAGCATATATCGCTAAGTTTCAACCGACGGAGTGGCTTTTTGAAGGCCAAAAGCCAGGGGAACCATATGCGATTCGAAGCTTGCAGGCCATTATTCAAACTGCCCGCAAAAAAGCAGGCCTTCGCAAAACGATCAGCACCCACACCCTTCGACATAGTTTCGCCACGCACCTCCTTGAGTCCGGCACCGATGTTCGTCTTATCCAAGAGCTCCTCGGTCACGCTAATATCGAAACGACGCTTCGTTACACTCATGTCAGTACTACCCAACTTAGCCGAGTCACTAGCCCTTTAGATGATCTTTTTTCCAATGGTTTTTTGGAAAATACGCAAAAAAAACCCAACTTAAACAGATATTAA